In one window of Nocardia brasiliensis DNA:
- a CDS encoding expansin EXLX1 family cellulose-binding protein has protein sequence MHRIPINQRHVRSGWLWSAAGLAAIAGIAVWVTRPEPVHCDVPDALAQSAAPSNPLTANSVWPSTLPPAQSLSVVSGEARFYSFGRRVSCSYPDLPLDGLYVGMSTAEYGTAERCGGYLDVAGPRGSVRVQIVDRCPGCAPGQLDLSTAAFSRIADLSDGVAKVGYTLVRNPEPVTELTYEVKPDATATWFSILFAGTGNPLHEVAIRPATGGAWQQLTRGMDNYWSISRAGPGPFAARLTDIHGNRVEIAGITVEPGLRPTGARLYREAPPVAAPEASAPPISAPTTSAAASRAPSSSAAPVGCKP, from the coding sequence ATGCACCGGATACCGATCAACCAGCGCCATGTGCGTTCGGGGTGGCTGTGGTCCGCTGCCGGTTTGGCGGCCATCGCGGGAATCGCCGTCTGGGTGACCAGACCGGAGCCGGTGCACTGCGACGTGCCCGACGCGCTGGCACAGTCGGCGGCGCCGTCGAATCCGTTGACCGCCAACAGTGTTTGGCCGTCCACCCTGCCGCCGGCGCAATCGCTATCCGTCGTCTCGGGCGAGGCGCGGTTCTATTCGTTCGGCAGGCGGGTCTCGTGCTCGTATCCGGATCTACCGTTGGACGGCCTCTACGTCGGCATGTCGACGGCCGAGTACGGCACCGCCGAGCGGTGCGGCGGCTACCTCGATGTGGCGGGGCCGCGGGGCTCGGTGCGGGTACAGATCGTCGACCGCTGCCCGGGATGTGCTCCGGGACAACTGGATCTGAGTACCGCCGCGTTCAGCCGGATCGCCGATCTGTCCGACGGTGTCGCCAAGGTCGGTTACACGCTGGTCCGCAACCCGGAGCCGGTCACCGAACTCACCTACGAGGTGAAGCCGGACGCCACAGCGACCTGGTTCTCGATTCTGTTCGCCGGGACCGGAAATCCCTTGCACGAGGTCGCTATTCGGCCCGCGACCGGCGGAGCGTGGCAGCAACTGACCCGGGGCATGGACAACTACTGGTCGATCTCGCGGGCTGGGCCGGGTCCGTTCGCCGCGCGCCTGACCGACATCCATGGCAACCGTGTCGAGATCGCGGGCATCACGGTGGAACCCGGGCTGCGGCCCACCGGGGCGCGCCTCTACCGCGAGGCGCCACCGGTGGCCGCGCCCGAGGCGAGTGCGCCGCCGATCAGCGCGCCGACCACATCCGCGGCCGCCTCGCGCGCGCCCTCGTCGAGCGCGGCACCGGTCGGCTGCAAGCCGTAG
- a CDS encoding FAD-binding dehydrogenase, whose amino-acid sequence MTMTDSTRFAQQADVIVVGAGLAGLVATHELVKAGRKVLVLDQENRNNLGGQAFWSLGGLFMVDTPEQRRLGIKDSYELALQDWLGSAGFDRDDEDLWARQWARAYVRFAATEKRDYLHELGLRITPVIGWAERGGGFADGHGNSVPRFHLTWGTGPEVVRVFAEPVLDGERRGLVDFGFRHRVDELIVEDGAVVGVRGGVLEPTDLARGQASSRNVVDQFEFRAKAVIVTSGGIGHNHELIRRNWPVERLGACPETMISGVPAHVDGRMLGITEAAGGAIVNRDRMWHYTEGIVNWDPVWPDHAIRIIPGPSSMWFDANGRRLPAPCFPGYDTNATMKEILSTGYDYSWFVLTQSIIEKEFALSGSEQNPDITGKDLKLTVKSRLAKGAPGPVEAFKQHGVDFVVADNLRELVAGMNKIARGPQLDLDTLERQIVARDREVTNKYSKDSQLMAITNARQYFGDKAGRVAKPHRILDPAAGPLIAVRLNILTRKTLGGLQTNLDSQVIRQDGSAFPGLYAAGEVAGFGGGGVHGYNALEGTFLGGCIFSGRAAGLALAAKLR is encoded by the coding sequence ATGACGATGACCGACAGCACCCGATTCGCACAGCAGGCCGACGTGATCGTCGTCGGCGCCGGACTCGCCGGGTTGGTCGCCACGCACGAGCTGGTCAAGGCGGGCCGCAAGGTGCTCGTGCTCGATCAGGAGAACCGCAACAATCTGGGCGGACAGGCGTTCTGGTCGCTCGGCGGGCTGTTCATGGTGGACACTCCCGAGCAGCGCAGGCTCGGCATCAAGGATTCCTACGAACTGGCGCTGCAGGATTGGCTCGGCTCGGCCGGCTTCGATCGCGACGACGAGGACCTGTGGGCCAGGCAGTGGGCGCGGGCCTACGTGCGCTTCGCCGCCACCGAGAAGCGGGACTATCTGCACGAACTCGGCCTGCGGATCACGCCGGTGATCGGCTGGGCCGAGCGGGGCGGCGGGTTCGCCGACGGGCACGGCAATTCGGTGCCGCGCTTCCACCTCACCTGGGGCACCGGGCCTGAGGTGGTGCGAGTGTTCGCCGAACCGGTGCTCGACGGCGAACGACGCGGCTTGGTCGACTTCGGTTTCCGGCACCGGGTCGACGAGTTGATCGTCGAGGACGGCGCGGTCGTCGGTGTCCGCGGCGGCGTGCTGGAGCCGACCGATCTCGCCCGCGGTCAGGCCTCCTCGCGAAATGTGGTGGACCAGTTCGAGTTCCGCGCCAAGGCCGTGATCGTCACCTCGGGTGGCATCGGGCACAACCATGAGCTGATCCGGCGCAACTGGCCGGTCGAGCGGCTCGGCGCGTGCCCGGAGACGATGATCTCCGGCGTGCCCGCGCACGTGGACGGTCGGATGCTCGGCATCACCGAGGCGGCGGGCGGCGCCATCGTGAACCGGGATCGCATGTGGCACTACACCGAAGGCATCGTGAACTGGGATCCGGTCTGGCCCGACCACGCCATCCGCATCATCCCCGGCCCGTCCTCGATGTGGTTCGACGCGAACGGAAGGCGTTTGCCCGCACCGTGTTTCCCTGGCTATGACACCAACGCGACCATGAAAGAGATCCTGTCCACCGGATACGACTACTCCTGGTTCGTGCTGACCCAGTCGATCATCGAGAAAGAGTTCGCGCTGTCGGGGTCGGAGCAGAATCCCGACATCACCGGTAAGGACCTCAAACTCACGGTCAAGAGCCGTCTCGCCAAGGGCGCGCCGGGTCCGGTCGAGGCGTTCAAACAGCACGGCGTCGACTTCGTGGTCGCGGACAACCTGCGCGAGCTGGTGGCGGGCATGAACAAGATCGCCCGCGGCCCACAGCTCGATCTGGACACGCTGGAGCGGCAGATCGTCGCCAGGGACCGCGAGGTGACCAACAAGTATTCCAAGGACAGCCAGCTGATGGCGATCACCAACGCGCGGCAGTACTTCGGCGACAAGGCGGGGCGGGTCGCCAAGCCGCACCGGATCCTCGACCCCGCCGCGGGCCCGCTCATCGCGGTGCGGTTGAATATTCTGACACGAAAAACGCTGGGCGGCTTGCAAACCAATCTCGACTCCCAGGTGATCCGGCAGGACGGCAGCGCTTTTCCCGGTCTCTACGCCGCGGGCGAGGTGGCCGGTTTCGGCGGCGGTGGTGTGCACGGTTACAACGCGCTGGAGGGCACGTTCCTCGGCGGCTGCATCTTCTCCGGGCGAGCCGCGGGCTTGGCATTGGCCGCGAAACTGCGCTGA
- a CDS encoding TetR/AcrR family transcriptional regulator: MASSTPPGTATNRVTRRRAETRERLLTAAYEAFSEEGFGKATVERVCERAGFTRGAFYSNFVSLDELFLAMWEQRSAAMLADIKRVLDDLLIGDDDLYTALERMERAVPIDAGWYRITAEFTAHALRNPELRRVMAAREEAISAALMPAVVAGLARIGRAVPDPAALGQALVAVHDGTSVQVLMEPRSREVRRRRTELIYHVVLAYSTETEG; the protein is encoded by the coding sequence ATGGCGTCGTCCACCCCACCGGGAACCGCGACGAACCGGGTCACCCGCCGCCGCGCCGAAACTCGCGAACGACTGCTGACCGCCGCGTACGAGGCCTTCAGCGAGGAGGGTTTCGGCAAGGCCACCGTGGAACGGGTGTGTGAACGCGCGGGCTTCACCCGTGGCGCGTTCTACTCCAATTTCGTCTCGCTCGACGAACTGTTCCTGGCCATGTGGGAACAGCGCTCGGCCGCCATGCTCGCCGATATCAAGCGCGTCCTCGACGACCTGCTGATCGGCGACGACGATCTGTACACCGCGCTCGAACGCATGGAACGCGCGGTGCCCATCGATGCGGGCTGGTACCGGATCACCGCGGAGTTCACCGCGCACGCGCTGCGCAACCCCGAGCTGCGCCGGGTGATGGCCGCCCGCGAGGAGGCGATCAGCGCCGCGCTGATGCCCGCCGTCGTCGCCGGGCTGGCCCGGATCGGCCGCGCGGTGCCCGATCCCGCGGCGCTCGGCCAGGCCCTCGTCGCCGTGCACGACGGCACCAGCGTGCAGGTCTTGATGGAACCGCGCAGCCGCGAGGTGCGCAGGCGCCGCACCGAACTCATCTACCACGTCGTGCTGGCCTACAGCACTGAAACCGAAGGATGA
- a CDS encoding zinc-binding alcohol dehydrogenase family protein, which yields MTGWRVRRPGPIDTGPLERVREPVPEPAPDELLVRVLACGVCRTDLHVAEGDLPVHRVGVVPGHEVVGEVVAIGSAVGARADARPGAGFAVGDRVGIAWLRHTCGACKYCLRGLENLCPRSRYTGWDADGGYAEYATVPADYALRLPENYADEETAPLLCAGIIGYRCLQRAQLPPGGHLGLYGFGGSAHIAAQVALARGAEVHVMTRDPAAQELALALGAASAQGAADPPPVQLDSAILFAPVGTLVPPALAALDRGGILAIAGIHLSDIPELNYQRHLFQEREIRSVTANTRTDAREFLALAGEHRIEVTTRGYSLDRADQALADLAHGRFTGAAVLVP from the coding sequence ATGACCGGATGGCGAGTGCGCCGTCCCGGGCCGATCGATACCGGCCCGTTGGAGCGAGTGCGCGAACCCGTGCCCGAGCCCGCTCCCGACGAACTGCTCGTGCGGGTGCTGGCATGCGGGGTGTGCCGGACCGATCTGCATGTCGCCGAGGGCGACCTGCCCGTGCATCGGGTCGGGGTGGTCCCCGGACACGAGGTGGTGGGGGAGGTGGTCGCGATCGGCTCGGCGGTCGGCGCGCGTGCCGACGCGCGGCCCGGCGCTGGCTTCGCCGTGGGTGATCGGGTCGGTATCGCGTGGCTGCGGCATACCTGCGGTGCGTGCAAGTACTGCCTGCGCGGGCTCGAGAACCTTTGTCCGCGTTCGCGTTACACGGGCTGGGACGCCGACGGCGGCTATGCCGAATATGCCACGGTGCCAGCCGATTACGCGCTTCGTCTGCCGGAGAACTACGCGGACGAGGAGACCGCGCCGCTGCTCTGCGCCGGCATCATCGGCTACCGCTGCCTGCAGCGCGCGCAGCTGCCGCCCGGTGGTCACCTCGGCCTGTACGGCTTCGGCGGCAGCGCGCACATCGCCGCGCAGGTCGCGCTGGCGCGTGGGGCCGAGGTGCACGTGATGACCCGCGACCCCGCCGCGCAGGAGTTGGCGTTGGCGCTGGGCGCCGCGTCCGCGCAGGGGGCGGCGGATCCGCCGCCGGTGCAACTCGATTCGGCGATCTTGTTCGCGCCGGTCGGCACGCTGGTGCCGCCCGCGCTGGCGGCGCTCGACCGCGGCGGCATCCTGGCGATCGCCGGTATTCACCTGAGCGACATCCCGGAGTTGAATTATCAGCGGCATCTGTTCCAGGAGCGGGAAATTCGCTCGGTGACCGCGAACACCCGGACCGACGCGCGTGAATTTCTCGCGCTCGCAGGCGAACACCGCATAGAAGTGACCACGCGGGGGTACTCCCTCGACAGGGCAGATCAGGCCCTGGCAGATCTCGCTCACGGACGCTTCACGGGCGCAGCGGTTCTCGTTCCGTAG
- a CDS encoding cutinase family protein has product MANRKVIHFEKWRVVRVFIVLLLAAGFGATTGSPAWASPCAAIDVVVARGTQEPGYLGAAVGDPLYSTLQQALPVSSTAYRVNYPADLLDPASVSRGTHDMTGHLLWQAAACPDQRFILVGYSQGAIVTHGVLGTGVVTVLGGMAVLPGELESRVAAVLLFGDPVRLIGWNVPGHYAWRTGNYCTGGDPVCGGGLDPAQHGNYGWAMWPAAEFAAARV; this is encoded by the coding sequence ATGGCAAACCGGAAGGTAATTCATTTCGAAAAGTGGCGGGTGGTGCGAGTTTTCATCGTGCTACTGCTTGCCGCGGGTTTCGGAGCGACGACAGGATCGCCCGCGTGGGCGTCACCCTGCGCCGCGATCGACGTGGTAGTCGCACGGGGAACACAGGAACCCGGCTACCTCGGAGCCGCGGTCGGCGACCCGCTCTACAGCACGTTGCAGCAGGCGCTACCGGTGAGCTCCACCGCGTACCGCGTGAATTATCCTGCGGACCTGCTGGATCCGGCTTCGGTGAGTCGCGGCACCCATGACATGACCGGTCATCTGCTGTGGCAGGCGGCGGCGTGCCCGGACCAGCGGTTCATCCTGGTCGGCTATTCGCAGGGCGCGATCGTCACGCACGGGGTGCTCGGCACCGGCGTGGTGACGGTGCTCGGCGGCATGGCGGTGCTGCCAGGTGAGCTCGAATCGCGGGTGGCCGCGGTGCTGCTGTTCGGCGATCCGGTCCGGCTGATCGGCTGGAACGTGCCTGGCCATTACGCCTGGCGCACCGGAAACTACTGCACGGGTGGCGATCCGGTCTGCGGCGGTGGTCTCGACCCGGCGCAGCACGGCAACTACGGCTGGGCCATGTGGCCTGCCGCCGAGTTCGCGGCGGCGCGCGTCTGA
- a CDS encoding SDR family oxidoreductase — protein sequence MATYIVTGGTGFLGRRVVQELLDHDPDAVVHVLVRAESLQKFADLATAWQGGERVFSLVGDLTAAGLGLTREAPAADHVVHLGAVYDMTADEETAHAANVAGTRSVIALARETGAVLHHVSSVAVAGDHKGKFFEEDFDLGQQLTSPYHRTKFAAERLVREARGVRWRVYRPAIVVGDSRTGEMDKIDGPYYFFSAIAKLAALPSDLPMPLPDLGATNIVPVDYVAAAMATLIRRPGLDGRTFHLVNPEPQPFSAVYGALAAAAGAPTGIGVLPGSAVALTGLAQLPGVSSVRDFLLEQLGIPAAVAPHTSFTAEFISDSTRAQLRGSGLSVPPFESYAERLWSYWRSHLDTRHDRAAVTDDPLDGRIVLITGASSGIGLATAHAVARRGATVLMVARGKDDLADAADSVRAEGGVAYDYPCDITDADAVEALVAAVLTEHGHVDYLVNNAGRSIRRSVLNSTDRMHDFERTMAVNYFGAVRLILALLPSMRARHFGHVVNISSIAVQTKVPRFAAYVASKSALDNFSEIAAVENRDAGITFTSVRMPLVRTPMIAPTDLYRSLPVPDPDQAAAIVVRALEDRPHRIDTPVGTFAQAVDLLMPSLKRTILHQGYRMFGESHAAQGKQAVTPQQPTPVEESDRPGRSPLTVLAPVLMPLMALPGPAARVARVVPGLQW from the coding sequence ATGGCTACCTACATCGTGACGGGCGGTACCGGATTCTTGGGACGACGAGTCGTTCAAGAGCTGCTGGACCACGATCCCGACGCCGTTGTCCATGTGCTGGTGCGCGCGGAGTCGCTGCAGAAGTTTGCTGACCTGGCCACCGCGTGGCAGGGCGGCGAGCGGGTGTTCTCCCTGGTCGGCGATCTCACCGCGGCGGGGCTCGGCCTCACCCGCGAGGCGCCGGCCGCCGACCACGTGGTCCACCTCGGCGCCGTGTACGACATGACCGCCGACGAGGAGACCGCGCACGCCGCCAACGTCGCGGGCACCCGCTCGGTGATCGCCCTGGCGCGCGAGACAGGCGCTGTGCTGCACCATGTTTCGTCCGTCGCGGTGGCGGGCGACCACAAGGGCAAGTTCTTCGAGGAGGACTTCGACCTCGGCCAGCAGCTCACCTCGCCCTACCACCGGACCAAGTTCGCCGCCGAGCGGCTCGTGCGCGAGGCGCGGGGCGTGCGCTGGCGGGTGTACCGGCCCGCGATCGTGGTCGGCGATTCGCGCACCGGCGAGATGGACAAGATCGACGGTCCCTACTACTTCTTCTCCGCCATCGCCAAGCTCGCGGCGCTGCCGTCGGATCTGCCGATGCCGCTGCCCGACCTCGGCGCGACCAACATCGTCCCGGTCGACTATGTCGCCGCCGCCATGGCCACGCTGATCCGTCGCCCCGGCCTCGACGGTCGCACCTTCCACCTGGTCAACCCCGAACCGCAGCCGTTCAGCGCGGTGTACGGCGCCCTCGCCGCGGCGGCGGGCGCGCCCACCGGCATCGGCGTGCTGCCCGGCAGCGCCGTCGCGCTGACCGGATTGGCCCAGCTGCCCGGCGTCTCCTCGGTGCGCGATTTCCTGTTGGAACAGTTGGGCATTCCCGCGGCCGTCGCACCGCACACCTCCTTCACCGCGGAGTTCATCTCCGACTCCACCCGGGCCCAGCTACGCGGTTCCGGGCTGAGCGTGCCGCCCTTCGAGAGCTACGCCGAGCGGCTCTGGAGCTACTGGCGCAGCCACCTCGACACCCGGCACGACCGCGCCGCGGTCACCGACGATCCACTCGACGGCAGGATCGTGCTGATCACCGGCGCGTCCTCGGGTATCGGGCTGGCCACCGCGCACGCCGTCGCCCGGCGCGGCGCGACCGTCCTCATGGTCGCCCGCGGCAAGGACGATCTGGCCGACGCCGCCGACTCGGTGCGCGCGGAAGGCGGTGTGGCCTATGACTATCCGTGCGACATCACCGACGCGGACGCCGTCGAGGCACTGGTTGCCGCCGTGCTCACCGAACACGGCCACGTCGACTATCTGGTGAACAACGCCGGTCGCTCGATCCGTCGCTCGGTGCTCAATTCCACCGATCGGATGCACGATTTCGAGCGGACGATGGCGGTGAACTACTTCGGCGCGGTCCGGCTGATCCTGGCCCTGCTGCCGTCGATGCGGGCGCGCCACTTCGGCCATGTCGTCAACATCTCCTCGATCGCCGTGCAGACCAAGGTGCCCCGCTTCGCCGCCTACGTCGCGAGCAAGTCGGCGCTGGACAACTTCAGCGAGATCGCCGCGGTCGAGAACCGCGACGCGGGCATCACTTTCACCTCGGTGCGGATGCCGCTGGTGCGCACGCCGATGATCGCCCCGACCGATCTCTACCGTTCGCTGCCGGTCCCCGACCCGGACCAGGCCGCCGCCATCGTGGTGCGTGCGCTGGAGGATCGGCCGCACCGCATCGACACCCCGGTCGGCACGTTCGCCCAGGCGGTCGATCTGCTGATGCCCTCACTCAAGCGGACCATCCTGCATCAGGGCTACCGCATGTTCGGGGAATCGCATGCGGCACAGGGCAAGCAGGCGGTTACGCCGCAGCAGCCCACACCGGTCGAGGAGTCGGACCGGCCGGGACGCAGCCCACTGACCGTGCTGGCGCCGGTGCTCATGCCCCTGATGGCACTGCCCGGTCCGGCCGCGCGCGTGGCGCGGGTGGTGCCCGGATTGCAGTGGTAG
- a CDS encoding bifunctional metallophosphatase/5'-nucleotidase, whose translation MNARRRFAVVVAGLLSTALVAGCGAGSDPGTAPASSVPGVVPLVSTDDLPAAGPDEVHLFGLNDLHGNLQPPAGSTGKIAGHDAGGAAYLATHLARLRAAYPASAVVAAGDDIGASPLVSGLFHDEPTITFLNNIGMAASSVGNHEFDDGVLELARIQQGGCALDDCSPGAPFTGAKFAYLAANVTDAEGKLPPALRPWTMLEVGGHKIGVIGTVTPDTTNLVLPAGIRGYRFDDEAATINRYVPELTAAGAETIVALMHDGGIQQTPKDVPVDYNGCADISPNVTALATAIDPAVKALFTGHSHQPYVCTIAGKVVTQAASYGRLVTDLTLRFAADGVQASAVNRVVTREVTPDGPTTALVDFYAEQARPRTARVVGSAGAVLSHDPGPSGTAPLGDVIADSMLAATAGPAGAVAAFMNPGGVRADIKAGPVTYGDLFTVQPFGNQVVTLTLTGQQVLRLLEQQWTNASKPAVLSPAGITYAYRDAAPQGAKVVPDSVRIAGQPLNPVATYRITTNSFLATGGDGFAVFTEGTDSVPGPTDLAAFEDYFRDNPAVRPPATRVDKR comes from the coding sequence ATGAACGCGCGCCGTCGCTTTGCCGTGGTCGTTGCCGGGCTCCTGAGCACCGCGTTGGTCGCCGGGTGCGGCGCGGGGTCCGATCCGGGCACCGCACCCGCGTCGAGCGTGCCGGGGGTGGTGCCGCTGGTCTCGACCGATGACCTGCCCGCGGCCGGGCCCGACGAGGTGCATCTGTTCGGACTCAACGATCTGCACGGCAACCTGCAGCCGCCGGCCGGCTCGACCGGCAAGATCGCGGGCCACGACGCGGGCGGTGCCGCCTATCTGGCCACCCACCTCGCCCGCTTGCGGGCCGCGTATCCGGCCAGCGCGGTGGTCGCCGCCGGCGACGACATCGGCGCCAGCCCGCTGGTCTCCGGGCTCTTCCACGACGAGCCGACCATCACCTTCCTGAACAACATCGGGATGGCGGCCTCCTCGGTCGGCAACCACGAATTCGACGACGGCGTCCTCGAATTGGCGCGGATCCAGCAGGGCGGCTGCGCGCTGGACGACTGTTCGCCCGGCGCGCCGTTCACCGGCGCGAAGTTCGCGTACCTGGCGGCGAACGTGACCGACGCCGAGGGCAAGCTGCCGCCCGCGCTGCGGCCGTGGACCATGCTGGAGGTGGGCGGGCACAAGATCGGCGTGATCGGCACGGTCACTCCCGACACCACCAATCTGGTGCTGCCCGCAGGCATCCGGGGCTATCGATTCGACGACGAGGCCGCGACGATCAACCGCTACGTGCCGGAACTGACAGCCGCGGGCGCCGAGACCATCGTGGCCCTGATGCACGACGGCGGCATCCAGCAGACGCCAAAGGACGTCCCGGTCGACTACAACGGTTGCGCCGACATCAGCCCGAACGTCACCGCCCTCGCCACGGCCATCGATCCGGCAGTCAAGGCACTGTTCACCGGGCACAGCCACCAGCCGTACGTGTGCACGATCGCGGGCAAGGTGGTCACCCAGGCCGCCTCCTACGGCAGACTCGTCACCGATCTCACGTTGCGTTTCGCCGCGGACGGCGTGCAGGCGTCCGCGGTGAACCGGGTGGTGACCCGCGAGGTGACCCCGGACGGTCCGACCACCGCGCTCGTCGACTTCTACGCCGAACAGGCGCGGCCGCGCACCGCGCGGGTGGTCGGCTCGGCCGGTGCCGTGTTGTCGCACGACCCTGGCCCCTCGGGCACCGCGCCGCTCGGCGACGTGATCGCCGATTCGATGCTCGCGGCCACCGCGGGACCGGCAGGCGCGGTCGCGGCGTTCATGAACCCGGGCGGCGTGCGGGCCGACATCAAGGCGGGTCCGGTCACCTATGGCGACCTCTTCACGGTCCAGCCGTTCGGTAACCAGGTCGTCACGCTCACCCTCACCGGGCAGCAGGTACTGCGCCTGCTCGAACAGCAGTGGACCAACGCCAGCAAGCCCGCCGTGCTCTCTCCCGCGGGCATCACCTACGCCTACCGCGATGCCGCACCGCAGGGCGCGAAGGTCGTGCCGGACAGCGTACGGATCGCCGGCCAGCCACTCAATCCCGTTGCCACATACCGGATCACGACCAATAGCTTCCTGGCCACCGGCGGCGACGGCTTCGCGGTCTTCACCGAGGGCACCGACAGCGTCCCCGGACCGACCGATCTGGCCGCCTTCGAGGACTACTTCCGGGACAACCCCGCGGTGCGGCCGCCCGCCACGCGCGTCGACAAGCGATAG
- a CDS encoding endonuclease/exonuclease/phosphatase family protein, with translation MTRRDAMKLFGAAGGALAAATAMPSAAAAPAAGEIRVLAINIWMGASKIADGIGLVTDLIIDTRASVVLLSEANKATAQIAAALAKKGHKFEAVTSEDTGVLSAFPVEQSADQGWMVKARLNVDGRRVTAYAAHLEYRWYATYLPRGYGAGVPVPGEFSEFGWKKLPGGPVTDPATVRRVNLASGRPEAISAFIEDAKAEAAAGSSVLMGGDFNEPSALDWTQAAANLFDHNGVVLPWESTRRLQQAGFVDAYRSRYPDPVTHPGFTWPASNPDARVDQLTWAPESDERDRIDYIFAGPGAALRLSEVGIVGPRGSIVRNTRQDENTEDNFLATPRKWVTDHKAVLATYQLT, from the coding sequence ATGACACGACGCGATGCGATGAAACTGTTCGGTGCCGCAGGCGGCGCGCTCGCCGCCGCGACGGCGATGCCGTCGGCCGCCGCGGCGCCCGCGGCCGGGGAGATTCGGGTACTCGCCATCAATATCTGGATGGGTGCGAGCAAGATCGCCGATGGTATCGGCCTGGTGACCGATCTGATCATCGATACCCGCGCCTCGGTGGTGCTGCTGTCGGAGGCGAACAAGGCGACCGCGCAGATCGCGGCCGCGCTGGCGAAGAAGGGCCACAAGTTCGAGGCGGTCACGTCCGAGGACACCGGCGTGCTCTCGGCGTTTCCGGTCGAGCAGAGCGCGGATCAGGGCTGGATGGTCAAGGCCCGGTTGAACGTCGACGGCAGGCGGGTAACCGCCTATGCCGCGCATCTCGAATATCGGTGGTATGCCACGTATCTGCCCCGCGGTTACGGCGCCGGCGTGCCCGTGCCGGGGGAGTTCTCCGAATTCGGCTGGAAGAAGCTGCCGGGCGGCCCGGTGACCGATCCCGCGACGGTGCGGCGGGTGAACCTGGCCTCCGGCCGCCCCGAAGCGATCAGCGCCTTCATCGAGGATGCGAAAGCCGAAGCGGCGGCGGGTAGTTCGGTGCTGATGGGCGGCGACTTCAACGAGCCGTCGGCGCTGGACTGGACGCAGGCGGCGGCGAACCTGTTCGACCACAACGGCGTGGTGCTGCCTTGGGAGAGCACCCGTCGGCTGCAGCAGGCCGGGTTCGTCGACGCCTACCGCTCCCGCTATCCGGACCCGGTGACGCACCCGGGCTTCACCTGGCCCGCGAGCAATCCCGACGCGCGGGTCGACCAGCTCACCTGGGCGCCCGAGTCCGACGAACGCGACCGCATCGACTACATCTTCGCCGGACCCGGTGCCGCACTGCGCCTCAGCGAGGTGGGCATCGTCGGCCCGCGCGGTTCGATCGTGCGCAATACCCGGCAGGACGAGAATACCGAGGACAATTTTCTCGCCACGCCGCGCAAATGGGTGACCGACCACAAAGCGGTCCTGGCCACCTATCAACTCACTTAG